TCCACTTCAAAACAATCATGACTCCGGGTTCCTTGTTGAAAAAGGCGTTGGAAAGATACTTACGCCGAGTCAGATGCTCTCAGTCGTGCCGTTCTTCACCGATTTTCATAGGAATTCTGAAAAAGATGGGGCCAGCATCGACGTTTCGTGCGAAATCGCTAAAAATCGTGAAGGAACCGCAGTTTAGAGGTATCCAACACCTGACGAGTTCTCGATGCGACGCGGCAGACCGCGCGGAACTCGTTTTCACCGACAGACCACGAAAGGTCGCAGGTATAACTCATGAACTGTAACGAAACTCAAGATTTGCTCTCGGCGTTTTACGACGACGAGCTGTCGGTCGATGTGCGCGTTGCCGTTGCGGAACATTTGCAGGGCTGTCAGTCATGCGCGAGGGCGTTGACTGAGTACGAGCAGCTGAGTGGTGCTTTCTCAGGTGCCGCCGCCCCACCGGTTCCGCCGGGCGTTTGGGGGCAAATTGTTCGCGGACTTGACGCGGACAACGCGACAGAGAGCGTTGGCCGGGCAAAGCCCTCGTTAGCAGTTGCCCCTGCTGTTGAGTTGGCCTCCGGTGCAAATGCGGATCGCTCGCCAAATCCGCGTTGGAGTCGGGCGATGTATCAGCGTCTCGCGATCGCCGCTTCGATGCTCCTTGTGTTTGGCTTAAGCGTTTGGATATCACGTCACGATTCGATGTCCGACATGGATCAGGGGCACAGCAAGGAATTCGTCGCGACAATGGATCACTACCTGCGGGCGCTTCCGGAGAATCCTGATGCGGCGGAACAATTCTTGCTGGATAAATACGATGGCAAAGTGGTCGCTCCGGATGAGGCCGTCCACCTGGTCGGTTATCGGCCGGCCGTTGCAGACGGCTTGCCACAGGGCTATTCCCTCGCATCGACAAGTGTTTTGAAGATGCCGTGCTGCACTTGTGTGAAGGCGGTGTGCAAACGTCAGGATGGTTCAACGTTGGTTCTGTTTGAACACGACGACGAAGAGGTTGACTGGTTTGGGGACCGAGCCTCCAGCATGGCGATGTGCGGTGATAAGGAGTGTTGTCTAGTCGATCTCGATTCAAGCATCGCAGCGACATGGCGAGAGGGCCCACGGAGTGTGACGGCTGTCGGCGTGAAGGACCAAGAAGAAGTCACGGCACTGGTCGATTGGTTTAAGAGGAGTTGATGGGGAGTGAAGGAGGTTGACTGCTTCAACTC
This genomic window from Rhodopirellula bahusiensis contains:
- a CDS encoding anti-sigma factor, which gives rise to MNCNETQDLLSAFYDDELSVDVRVAVAEHLQGCQSCARALTEYEQLSGAFSGAAAPPVPPGVWGQIVRGLDADNATESVGRAKPSLAVAPAVELASGANADRSPNPRWSRAMYQRLAIAASMLLVFGLSVWISRHDSMSDMDQGHSKEFVATMDHYLRALPENPDAAEQFLLDKYDGKVVAPDEAVHLVGYRPAVADGLPQGYSLASTSVLKMPCCTCVKAVCKRQDGSTLVLFEHDDEEVDWFGDRASSMAMCGDKECCLVDLDSSIAATWREGPRSVTAVGVKDQEEVTALVDWFKRS